The following nucleotide sequence is from Caldisericum sp..
TTTTCTTCCTTTATAGAACTGAAGGCTCATTACTCCTGCAACTACAATAAAAATCATAAGCAATGATGGTGACATCTAATTAACCTCCCTATGCAACATAATCTTTATAAAGAGAATAGAGTGCATCTACACCTTGAGGAGAAACTCTTACAAATGGTATTTTCTTTATTTCTACATCTCTAAATTCTCTTTTCATTTCCTCAATTACTTTTTCTTGCTCCTCTACTTTTCCTGCAAGTTCCTCTGGAACATTTTCAAAAACAAGGTATTTATTTAAATATATCCTTCTAAGTTTCATATTGTTAAGTCTAAGCGCTTCCATTATACGCTTACTTTCTGCAAATGCAAGCGTCTCAGCCATAGTAACTATATTAACAAAGTTTTCTTCCGATGAGAACCAGCTCATCAACGCCTGCATATCGCTTTTATATGCAAAAAGCTCCCTCATAACAGGGTCTTCGCTTTCCTCAGTTGGAACTCTTACTTTTTCGCCATCAATTTCTTCTTCAATTGGACCTTTTACATTCTCTACCATTTTTCTTCTTGAAAGAATTCTTCTCCTCATATCGATGAGGCTATTAGTCCATATAATGGAAATCCTTGGCATCGAAAACACTCTAAGCGTAATCCCCGTAGGCGGTGTATCAAAGACAATTATGTCGTATGGTAATGTTAAATAATGCTTTATTGCTTCAAGTGTTGCATACTCCTCAATGCCAGGAGAATTTCTCAAAATATCAAAATACCTATCAATGTTGAGGACTGTAAGGTAACGGTATGTATTTTTCATCTTCTCTGACATTTCTTTTAGATAATTATTAATCATTTCATCAATATCAACTTCAATTGCATCAAGATAATCCGAGACCTTTGTGATATGCCCGAAAACATTTTTGTTGAGGGCATCCCCTAAGTTATGCGCTGGGTCAAGGGACACAACAAGAGTTTTGTTTTTTTCAAAAGACTTGCCGACTGCAAAGGAAGAAGCAACAGTTGTTTTGCCAACACCACCTTTACCTATAAAAAAGTATGTTTTCATTTTTCACCTCAATCAATATCAAAATGTGAGAGGGTCTGCGCAAATATGTCTTCGAGGTCAGCACTTCTCTTGGACATTACTCTTACTTCCCTTTCCATATAAGGAAGTATCCTTAAAACAATGCCAGTTGATGGAAACGGAAGCCCTGAAAACATACTCATAGTAAGAAGTGCAAAGGCATTTTCCAACTCTGCCAATTCATGCTCTATGAGGGAGGTTGCACTCTCCCTCATAGAGATATCGATACCTTTAAAGAAACGTTTGAGAGCCTCGAGGAAATTTTTCATTTCCTTATTTTGCCTTTCCAGTTGCTGTTGCAGGCTTATACTCCTTGTTGTATGACCTGAAGAATCCCACAAGGAGATACACCGCAAGGATAATTTCCACCACAACAAATGCACCAAGGATAGGTTTAATTGCGGCAGCCTGTGTTGGAACAACTTCTATTAGGTACCAAATAAGAGCAACGAAAACCGTGATCCACAGGAATATTGCAGGCACTAAAACAAGTGCAAGAGTACCACCTGACGCCTTCTGGACTCTCTTTGCCCAACTTGCACCTGTAAGAAGTGCAATTGAAGCAAGCATCTGGTTAGTACCGGCAAAGCCTGCCCAGAGTGCAGTATATGCATTTCCACCTTTTGCAATGAGGAAGAAACCGAGTGCTGCTGCAATAATTGAAGCAACCCATCTATTTGCAAGGAAGTCATGCAATCCCTTTGAAACTCCCTTCAAAGGTTCAACAAGTTCCTGGAATGCATACCTTGCAAGACGGTTTGTTGTATCAAGTGTCGTTAATACAAATGAAGAGAGCCACAAACCTCCAAGTACAGTCCCTACCTTATTAGGAACTCCATATGCTGCATTGAGGAGAGCACCAAAAGATTTTGTAAATAGTCCACCTGCACCACCTACAATTGCTTTGCCATCTCCTGTCTTCAGGTTAATAATGAGGTTACCATATTGAGCCATATATGAAGGATTTGTTAGTTGTGCTACATCAAGGCCTGGTTTTGCCTGTGCAATTTTATCTGCAAATCCTTGAATAACGCCAAGTCCAAAACCTGCAATGGATGTAATAACAATGGTTGAAAGCATTCCTTCCATAAACATTGCACCGTATCCTACAAACAAACCTGAAAGTTCATTATCAAGTTGTTTTGATGAGGTGCCTGAGCCAACAATAGAGTGGAAGCCAGAAAGCGCTCCGCACGCAATGACAAGAGGAATTGTTGGCCAGAAAGGTGAAGGAACAGTTGGTGCTACAACATTTGCAGACCAACTTGTGTAGGCAGGCCAATTAAAAGGCTTAAATACAATAAGTGCTGCAATTGCTCCTATGATTACGCCACCCCAGAGGATATAAGAGTTAAGATAATCCCTTGGCTGGAGAAGGAACCATACTGGAAGGGCTGCTGCAAGAATAATGTAAATAAACTGTCCCCAATAAAGTGCATTGAGCGACACTTTCCAGGGGAATACAAATCCAAGCCATATAGAAAGGATCGTTAAGATAACACCAATTGTAGATGAAAGCCAGAAAGGTAGTTTTGTCTTGTAAAGGAGTTGTCCTTCAATAAGTGCTGCAACCATAAATAGTAATGATGCAGTAAGAATTTCTGGAGTGCTGTTTGCAAGAGGCCCAAAGACACCCATAAATGCTGCGATAACAAGGACCATTGCAAAGTAAACATACAACTCAAAGACATACTTTATGTCCTTCCCCATTAATTCTCCTGCAACCCACTGGATGGATTTTCCATCATACCTTACTGATGCCATCAAAGCAAGGTAATCATGGACTGAACCGATGAAAAGGTTTCCAAACCATACCCAGAGCAATGCGGGAAGCCATCCCCAAACCACTGCGATCGCAGGACCTACAATTGGACCTGCACCAGCAATAGATGCAAAGTGGTGACCAAACAAGACAAACTTGTGTGCAGGGACATAGTCCACATTGTCTCTTAGCCTTACAGCAGGAGTTTCCCTATTTGGATCTGCTTTTACAACATTTCTTTCAAGATTTTTACCGTAAGTGAAGTAGAAGAAGAGATAGAAAATTGCACCAATTAATACGGCAATGCCAGTGTACATACTTCACCTCCTTTGAAGTTTTTTAAATTTTTTAAAAATCCTCGAGGCTCTCATATGCCCTCAATAATATTTTACCACAAAAAAAACGATGTCAAGAAATTTTAAATAAAGGTTCAAAATTTGGAATTAAAAGTTGAAAATTCGGAGTCAAAAATCGTTAAAATTTGAAAATCTCCCTGAATTCTTTCTGTCTATGAGGTGAAAGCGGTAATTTATCACCATTCTCCATTTCAATAATATACCTTCCCTTAAACCAGGGGATTATTTTTGAAATTTTCGAAAGGTTTACAAGATACTCCTTATTAATTCTAAAAAATCCAAGCGGAGTAAACCTGCTTTCAGCATTTTGTAGATTAAGTCCCTTAACAGGAAGTTCTTCTTTTCCTTTTTTAACATAAAGCTTACCACTCTCTGTAAAAAAATATGTTATATCACTTAACTTCACAAGCACAAGTTCCTCTTTTAAAGTGCAAACAACAAAATCATCTCTTTTTTCTTCCTTTGAAAGCATCATATTTTTAAGCTTTAGGATTGTCTTAAAAAATCTCCCCTCATCAATTGGCTTTAAAATGTAATCTA
It contains:
- a CDS encoding ArsA family ATPase; amino-acid sequence: MKTYFFIGKGGVGKTTVASSFAVGKSFEKNKTLVVSLDPAHNLGDALNKNVFGHITKVSDYLDAIEVDIDEMINNYLKEMSEKMKNTYRYLTVLNIDRYFDILRNSPGIEEYATLEAIKHYLTLPYDIIVFDTPPTGITLRVFSMPRISIIWTNSLIDMRRRILSRRKMVENVKGPIEEEIDGEKVRVPTEESEDPVMRELFAYKSDMQALMSWFSSEENFVNIVTMAETLAFAESKRIMEALRLNNMKLRRIYLNKYLVFENVPEELAGKVEEQEKVIEEMKREFRDVEIKKIPFVRVSPQGVDALYSLYKDYVA
- a CDS encoding carbon starvation protein A, producing the protein MYTGIAVLIGAIFYLFFYFTYGKNLERNVVKADPNRETPAVRLRDNVDYVPAHKFVLFGHHFASIAGAGPIVGPAIAVVWGWLPALLWVWFGNLFIGSVHDYLALMASVRYDGKSIQWVAGELMGKDIKYVFELYVYFAMVLVIAAFMGVFGPLANSTPEILTASLLFMVAALIEGQLLYKTKLPFWLSSTIGVILTILSIWLGFVFPWKVSLNALYWGQFIYIILAAALPVWFLLQPRDYLNSYILWGGVIIGAIAALIVFKPFNWPAYTSWSANVVAPTVPSPFWPTIPLVIACGALSGFHSIVGSGTSSKQLDNELSGLFVGYGAMFMEGMLSTIVITSIAGFGLGVIQGFADKIAQAKPGLDVAQLTNPSYMAQYGNLIINLKTGDGKAIVGGAGGLFTKSFGALLNAAYGVPNKVGTVLGGLWLSSFVLTTLDTTNRLARYAFQELVEPLKGVSKGLHDFLANRWVASIIAAALGFFLIAKGGNAYTALWAGFAGTNQMLASIALLTGASWAKRVQKASGGTLALVLVPAIFLWITVFVALIWYLIEVVPTQAAAIKPILGAFVVVEIILAVYLLVGFFRSYNKEYKPATATGKAK
- a CDS encoding response regulator transcription factor; its protein translation is MDIRAIIVDDEEPAREEIKRLLQKFPEVRILGEFEDAITAFNFISENPVDVVFLDINLGGISGVKLAKELKEFKNFPLVAFVTAYSEYAVDAFDVGAVDYILKPIDEGRFFKTILKLKNMMLSKEEKRDDFVVCTLKEELVLVKLSDITYFFTESGKLYVKKGKEELPVKGLNLQNAESRFTPLGFFRINKEYLVNLSKISKIIPWFKGRYIIEMENGDKLPLSPHRQKEFREIFKF